The genomic interval CATGTGCAGGACGATGACGACGAGCGGCGTCGATACACCGTGGATGGAGGTGGTGAAGTCGACGCGCAAGGGCGGACGGCCCGCGAAGAGGTTGGCGTGCTGGGTGAGGATGAGCGAGGCGCTCACGAATGTGAGGGAGCTGTCGTAGAGGATGCCAGGCTTCTGCTCGCTGCTGCTGTACCAGGTGCCCGCGTTGGAGACGTAGAGCGGGTCGTTGGCGAGGAAGCCTTGATACGAGTGGAGCTGGGACTTGAGGGTGTTGAAGTCCTGGGTGTCGACCATCTCGACCAGGCCCCACAGGTTGGCGCCGGAGTTGTTCAGGATGTCGCGCGCGTGAGCAATCTGTGGCTCATCCGGTGGACCGAAGCCGTCCGCGCCGAACCACTCGATGTTCCAGTGGCCCACGGTGAACAGCCCTTCCGTGCGGGTGACGGTGAGCACCAGCGCGCGTGAGGCCGGAGTGCCCGCGGCGTCCTCGACGACCACGTTGAATGACGAGGTGCCCGCGGTGGTGGGAGTCCCGGAGATGACTCCGTCCGAGGAGAGGCTCAGCCCGGAGGGGAGCACGCCCTGGGAGACGCGCCAGGAGAAGGGCGCCTTGCCGCCAGAGCTCGCCAGCGTCGTGGTGTAGGGCTCACCGCTCCTGGCCGAGGGGAGCACGGTCGTGGTGACGGCGGGGCTCTCGAAGATGTTGAGGGTGAGCGGCCGGAGGGCGGTGCGGCCGTTGGCGTCGGTGACACGCACCTGGGTGGAGAAGGCGCCGGGAACGGTGGGGCTGCCCATGAGGCGCCCGTCGCTGGAGAGCGCGAGCCCCGACGGGAGCGCGCTGGTGGTGTCGAAGGTGAACGGCGCCTTGCCTCCGGTGACGCCATAGAACACCCCGCTCACGGAGACGCCGACGTAGACATCGACCGGAGTGTCGGGGCCCGAGATGGCGGGGAGCGGATACACCTGGAGCGTGACGTCGCGGTCGTGGGTGCGCCCGCGGCTGTCGGTGACGCGAAGGGTGAGCGCGGACGTGGAGGCCTGCGCACCCAAGGTGCCGGAGATGACGCCTGTGTCCGCCGCGAGGGTGAGCCCCGAAGGCAGGCCGCCGGCGGCCAGGGACCAGGTGAAGGGCAGGCGGCCACCCGACGCGGTCAGGGTGGTGTTGTACGGAGCGGTGGCGTAGCCGTCGGCGGGGAGGTTGGTGATGGTGAGCGGCGCGGAGACATCCAGCGAGAAGGTCCGGCTGTCGTTGCGCCCGTTCACATCCGTGACGCGCACGCTGAAGGACGACGGGCCGGTGGAGGTCGGTGTTCCGCTCAGCGTGCCCTGCGCGGAGAGCGTGAGTCCTGGAGGCAACGCCCCCGTCGCGAGCGTCCACGTGCGAGCGCCCATGCCTCCCGTGGCGGTGAGGGCCTGGTTGTACGCGGAGCCCTGCGTCGCATCGGGCAGGGTGAGCGTGGTGATGGCGGGGAGCGCGGTGACGGTGAAGGTGACGGGGCGGGTCGCGGCGCGGTCATTGGCGTCGCGAGCGGTGATGTCGAAGGTGAAGACGCCGTCTTGCGTGGGCTGGCCATGGAGCAGTCCCGCGGAGGCCAGCGTGAGTCCTGGGGGAAGTGCGCCCGACGCGGTGAAGACGAAAGGGGCCTTGCCGTGCAAGGCATTGAGCGGGCGTGTGACGTTGTCGCGGACATAGACACTCGGGTTCGCGAGTGGGTCGAGCGCGGGCGGCAGGAAGGTGGCGAGCGTGACATCACGCGTGTCCGAGGCGCCCAGCGCGTCCGAGACGCGGACAGTGAACGAAGCGCTGCCCGCGGAGGACGGGGTGCCGTCGAGGACACCGGTGCCTAGTAGGGAGAGGCCTGGAGGCAGCGCGCCGCTGACGAGCGTCCACGCGTGGGGCGCCTGTCCTCCGGCGACGGAGAGCGTCTGTCCATAGGCCCTGTCGGTATAGGCATCCGGGAGGGTGGCGGTGGTGATGGTGACGCCGGTGCGGACGGTGAGCTGGAAGGGCGCGGAGGTGGCGCGGCCGTTGGCGTCGCGCACCTCGAGGGAGAAGGACGAGATGCCCTGCGTGGTGGGCGTGCCCGCGATGGAGAAGGCCTCGAGCTGGAGGCCTGGGGGCAGCGCGCCGGCGGACACTCTCAGGGCCAGCGGTGCGCGGCCACCCGAGCGGGAGACGGCGAACGAGTACGCGGTGCCCACGACACCGAACGGCGGCGCCTCGGTGGACAGGGTGGGCGCGGTGAAGCTGGAGAGTGTAAGGGATTGGGTGGCCTCGCCTCCGGAGGCATCGCGGACGCGAAGGGAGAGAGCGAACGAGCCCGTGGCGGCGGGGTTGCCGGAGAGCAGCCCCTGGGCGCTGAGCTGGATTCCAGAGGGGAGCTCTCCGCTGGCGAGGCTCCAGGCGTAGGGCGGTGTTCCTCCGGTGGCCATGAGGTGCGCGGCGTAGGTGTCACCGAGATAGGCGTCCGCGAGGACGGAGGTGGTGACGGTGAGGGCGGTGGTGCCTCCATCGGGACGCGGCGGGCCGGCGTCGGGGAGCGGAGGCGTGGAGGGATTGGCGCCGGAACACGCGGCGAGACAGAAGACGAGCAAGGACGCCAAGGCGCGCCGCAACCGCATGGAGACTCCAGGCTGGAGAAGTCAGACACTGTAGTCCTCGATGGCGGCGCAAGCTCAAGCACGAGCGGCCTTGATGCCATGAAAAAGGCCGCGGCCCCCGAAGGGACCGCGGCCCGGATGATTCAGTGAGACAGCGTCAGACTAGGGGTTGGGAAGACCCCAGCTCTGCGCACCGACCGCCCAGTCCGCGCGCATGTTCGTGTCCGTCGCGCTGACGCGGCGGACGCTGTTGCCGTCCGGCGTCGTGGAGACGTTGGTCCAATCCGCGGAGACCTCGACGGCCTTCGGGGTCGAGGTCGCCGTGCAGGGCGCGCCGCCGCAGCTGGAGGGCAGCCACACGCCGTTGGCCTGGGCGGCCTGGATGTTCGCGTAGTAGTCCCCCGGAGGCGAGTTGGTCGCGTGCGCGAACGGAACGGCGTCCTGGACCTGGCCCAGCGCATCCCTCACCACGAGGACCCGGCTGGAGTAGGCGATGGCCGCGGTGCCATTCCCCCTGAAGTCCCAGGCGGTGTCGTAGTTGATGGCGACGGTGGCCTTGGGGAACTGGTCCTTCGCGGTGGTCTCACCCTGGTAGGCCGTATCGGCCGGGTTGAGGTGGAGGACGATGAGGTCACCCGCCGCCACCTGGACGTCGGGGAGCTCGGCGAGCGTGGTGGGGGAGACGAAGTCCTGCTGGAACAGGATGCCCTTCGTGGAGCCGCCGGTCACGACCAGGAACTCGACCAGGTCCCGGCTGCCGCTGACGTTGGGCTGCACCTCGTTGATGCGCAGGACGGCGGGGGCGCGGTAGCCCGAGAACGTCTGCGTGTTGTCCGGGGCGATGACGGCGCCGCCCGCCGTGTCCTTCACCGAACTGGCGACGGTGATGGTGTACGCGTCGCCGGCCGTCTGGGTGGACGTGGTCAGGGTGACCTGCTTGCCCACCACCTGCACCTCCGTGGCCGTCAGTCCGTTGGAGAAGGTGAACTGGCTGGCCGCGTTGGTGATGCTCGCCGCCTCGATGTTGCGGCTGAACGTCAGCACCACCGAGGTGAGGGAGCCCGCGTCCGCGCGGGTGAGCTTGGGCGCCGCGCAACCCAGCACCAGGTCGGAGGCCGACAGGACGGACGGCTGGGCATTGGCGTTGAAGCGCCACATCGCGCCGGTGAAGTCGAACGTGCAGTTCGTCCCAATCTCCAGCACCTGGTTGAGGGCCGTGGGAATCCGGAGCAGGAAGGTGGAGGTGCCCGCCGTCACGCCGGTGGTCTTCACCTGGAAGCCGAGGAACCCCGTCCCCTGGGCCGTGCCATTGTTGAGGATGGTGCCGCCCTTGAGGGTGATGAGCTCGTTCTCGTAGTTGTTCAGCGCGCTCACCAGGTCGGTCGACGCGCTGTGGTCCACCGCGAGGCCCGGCGGGGTGGCCGTCGACAGGTTCCGCACGGGGTGGCCCTGGCTCAGGCGCGAGAAGCCGCTGATGGAGGAGACCATCTTGTTGCTGCCGGCGGTGGGCTGCTCCTTGGCCGCGGCGGTCAGGCTCACCCGGTCACCGACGGCGACCTGGGTGGCGAGCGTCGCGTCCTTGACGAACACCGCGGGGCCGTTGGGCTCCGCCTGGATGAAGAAGCCGACGGGCTCCGTGGCTCCCTGGCCCTGGAAGGCGGGCTTGACGGCCGTGACGAACGCCCCCGTCACCGGGAGGTCGATGGGGCCCACCGCGGCATCCAGCATGGCCTGAATCTGCGCGGAGGTCTGCGCGGGCGTGGGGCCGTTGCCCTGCTCACACGCGTGCGTCGTGGGGTTGCACTGCTCGGTGGGGCCGCAGTGGTCGTTGGTGAGGCACTGCACGCACTCCGTCTTGTTGTTGCAGTGCGGCGTGGCGGCGTTGACGCCCGCGCACTGGGCATCCGTCACGCAGACCGCGCACTGGCCGCGGCTGTTGTCAGCCTGGGTGTCGCAGAAGTCGCGGTTGCTGCCGTTCACGGCCGCGCACTGCGCATCCGTCGTGCAGCCGCAGAAGTTGCCGCTGTTGCACGCCGGCTGGACCGCGTCGCAGAGGTGGGTGTCGGTGGCGGTGCACTCGACGCAGGCCGCGGGCGCCGGGTCGACGCGGCAGACCGGGGTCTCAGGCGTCGTGGAGCAGGAGTCGTTGTCGATGCAGCCCTCGCAGGAGTTGCCGTCGGCGCTGCACGTCTGGGACGCCGCGCAACCCTCGGTCGCGTTGCACACCTTGCACGCGCCCACGCCATTGTTCGCCGTGGGGTCGCAGATGTTGGTGGGCGACGAGCAGCCCAGGTCGGGGCTCGTCTGGGTGTCCATGCAGGCCTTGCACGCGCCCGCGCCGTTGTTCGCGCTCACGTCGCAGAGGGGCGCCGCGGCCGAGCAGCCCGTGTCCTGGCCGGTGCCCGCGGCGGTGTCGAAGCACGACTTGCAGACACCCAGGCCGTTGTTGGCGGAGGTGTCGCAGACCGGCGTCTGCGCGGAGCAGCCCGTGTCCTGGCCGCTGCCCGTGGCGGAGTCCGTGCAAGCCTTGCACGCGCCCGCGCCGTTGTTCGCGGCGGTGTCACAGATGGGCGACTGCGCGGAGCAGCCCGTGTCCTGGTTCGTGCCCGTGGCGGAGTCCGTGCAAGCCTTGCACAGGCCCTTGCCACCGTTGGCGGTGATGTCACACATGGGCGTCGCGGACGCGCAGCCCTCGTCCTGGCCCGTCCCCACGACGGAGTCGAGGCAGCTGCGGCACACGCCAAAGCGGCCCGAGCTGACGTCACACAGCTCGCCCGAGGCACACGCCGGCGAACACGTCACACCCGCGTCGCTGCCCGCATCCGTCCCGGCGTCGGTGCCGGCATCCGTGCCCGCGTCGGTACCGGCGTCGGTGCCCGCGTCGGTGCCGGCGTCCGTGCCCGCGTCGGTGCCAGCATCCGTGCCCGCGTCGGGCTCCGGGGGCTGGTTGACGGGACGTTGCTCACACGTCCCTGACTTGCAAACCCATTCCTTGTCCGCGTCGGGCTCGCCCTTTTCGGTGCGACAGTCAAACGGGTCGACGCACTCATCTCCACAGCCCGTGCCGAACGTGACGAGCACGGCGGTCATGAGCGCCGGAAGCAGATTCCGCTTCAGCATTCAGTCCCCTCCCAGGGATGCGATTGAAATTTCGCACCCCCATTACACCTGAACTCAAGGAGGGTCCAACACGGGGCCCTCGTGACACCTGTGTGTCACGAGGTAATCTCCTGAAATATCTCAGTGTCTCACGGGGCCTTCTTGAGTGTCTGGGGACGCGGGCCTGTGTACAGATTGATGACTTGAGAAATCGCGTTTTGACACACCGAGCAGAAGGGGACGCGGTCCCGGGTGAACATCACGCAATCCAGCTGGGGCCGGTAGTACCCGTGGGCCTCGTAGTGGGCGCCCTCGAAAGCACCCACCTTTCCTGAGTACTTCTGAGAAGACAGGAACTTCTCCTCCCAGTCGCGCTGGGCGATGAAGACCGCGTCCATCTCCGACTCGGGCTTCTTCTCGGCGCGCACCTGGCGGCGGCGCGCCTGGATGTCGTTGGAGTGCGTCTCATAGGCCTCCTTCTCCCAGGGCGTGGGCAGGGGCGTGCCGGGCGTCACCAGGTGCTTCCACTTGACGTTCTCCGGGTCCTTGAGCGCGGTGACGTTCTTCTCCCACGGCTCCAGCCGGTCCGCGGCTGGGAGAAGGAAGGACTCCGACGTGTAGTACTCGTCGGAGAGGCCGGCGAAGTGGTGCCCGAACTCGTGCACGAAGACGTAGGGCGCCCACAGGCTGTCGGCGGACACCGTGCCGTAGAGGCCGAAGATGCCTCCGCCGCCGTACGTCTTGCTGTTGGTCAGGATTTCCACGAACTCATAGGGCGCGAACGCGGACACCTCGCGGAAGGCCTTGTTGTCGAAGGTGAGGAGGTAGCGCTCGCTGCGGAACGCGTCATAGGTGGTGCCCACCGGTGAGCGCCGGTGGATGCCGGTGGAGGGCCGGGAGATTCCCGACTGCGCGGCGGCCGGCATCAGCCCCCAGACGTTGAAGTCGGACTTGCGCTCCTTGAACGGGGAGAAGGTGAAGAGGGTGTCCACCATGCGGCGGGCGTCCTTCTCGAACTTGGAGCGCTCCGCCTCGGTGTAGCCGTCGCCCAGGATGAGCAGGTCCACCTTCTGCTCCGGCGGACCACTCTCCCAGAGCTTCAGGAGCGGCCCGGGGGCCGGAGGCGAGGACGTGTCCACGAGCATGTCCTTGGGGTCCACCACGAGCGACCAGATTTCCCGGAACGCGTTCTGCTCATCGCGCTTCTTGAGGAGCACCTGGACGGGGCGCTCGGGCCGGGGGAAGCGCAGCGACTCGTGGAACGTGCGGTTCTGGCTCTTCGCCTCGCCCGTGAGCTCCCACTCGCCATAGATGGACGCGAAGCCGCGCGAGTAGAGGATTTGGTTCGTGTCCCTGTCGCGCACCTCGAACAGGTACTTGCCCAGGTTGGTGTCGTCGAGCGTCCGCTCGGGGTGGCCCGGCCAGGGCAGCGGCTCAATCACGACGCGGTCGAGGCTGAAGCGCTCCTCGGTCGCGTTGCCGGTATGGAAGTAGTCCACCCGAAGGGTGCGAGGGGCCGCGGCGGATGCGCTCGTGGCCAGGAGCAAGGCAAGAAGGACACGCGTCATGCGCGTCACTCTATGCGGTACCCACGGGGTTGGCGTGGGCGGGCAGCCGGCTTGAAGACCGGAACGCTAGAAGGCTCCGGACAAGCTGGCGGAGACGGCCTCACCATCCGCCGCGACGCCCACCGACACCGGGGGCGGAGCCATCTGTGACGGCGACACGAGGAACAACACCGCCCCCGTCACCACCGCCGCGCCGCCTCCCACGAGCAGGCCCGTGAGGAGATTGTTCTTCTGAATCAGCGAGTTCCTCAGCCGCAGGGAATCCTGGTCCGTGGAGAGGATGCGGCCGTTCTGGGCCCGCTTCTCCAGGTCATCCACATCCTTCTGCGCCATCAAACGCACCGCGCCCGCGCCGCCCAACGCGGCGACCCCCGCGCCCAGCAGGACGTACGAGGCGACGCGCAGTCCCGGAGTGGAGGCGGACGCGGGGCCCGTGACTCCTTCCGTGAGGCGGTCCGGCGCGTTGATATCCACGGTGCCCGCGGGGGAGCCGCCACCGGCCTTGTCCCCCGGGGTCGCCGGATGCTCCCAGGGCGGCCGGCCGTCGGCGTTCATCACGACGAGCTTGGAAGGGGAGCGGCCCGTCGTCACGAAGTCCACCAGGGCGGAGAGGGCCTCGGCCGGAGCATCCAGACCCTGGGTCTTGAATCCCCCCTCGCGCAGCTTCTGACCTCCCTTGACGTTGAGCACCGTGGCCGCGAACCACTTGGGTCCGCTGCTGGAGCGCTCCAGCCGCACGACGATGACCTCCTCGACGCCCACCGTGACGCCCAGCCGGACCGCATAACTCAGCACGCGCTCGTCGCTGCTGTCCGGCGCGGTCAGACAGGGGAACGGCGTGGCGGTGACGGAGCCCTCATAGGCCATGTCCACGAGCAGCGGCGTTTCCGCGCCGTGTGCTTGAAGCTGCCGGGGGAAGCTGACCGCGCCGTCCTTCACCAGCGTCACGTCATAGGTGCCCGCGGGCACGTCGAGGGTCAGCGGCGTCTGGCCCACCTTCTTCCCGTCGAGATAGACCTCCGCGCCCGGAACGATGGTGCGGACCGAGAGCGTCACCTTGCGCGCCGTGTTCAGCTCGCGCCGCAGCTTGTCGAAGCCCTGGCGCACCGAGGGCGCGAAGAAGTCCGGGTCCAGCTTGTGGGTGGGCTCGAGCCGCAGCACGTTGCGGAACGCGGCGTCGCTCTCCTTGGGGCGCCCCATGGACCGGTAGTTCAGTCCCTGAAGGAGCTGGGCACCGGCGAAGAGCTTCCATCGCGCGTCGCCCACGGGCAGCCGGATGATTTGCTGGAGCACCTCATCGAGGGCCTGGGCGGCCTTGCCATGGCGGCTCTCGTAGAAGTGGTCCTGGGCCGTGTCGAGCTGCCGCTGGAGGTCCTCGTAGCTGCGGGCGGGCTGAGGGAAGAGCCGCTCGCTGAACTCCGTGGCGCTCAGGACGTCATGCTCCGGGCGGGACACGAGGGCGCCCAGGAACGCGTTGGCCTGGCTGCCCAGCTCCGCGTCCTTGCAGTCGCCGCTGGCGACGACCATGCGGCGGGGGGCCGCCAGGACGGACAGGGGGAGGATGCAGCTCAGGATGAACAGGATGGCTCGCATGCCGCGCCTCTCATGGGCTTGGAAGGGATTTGCGTGGCGCCCGATGCAGGCCGCGTTCCGTCGCACGCCCACCCGCCGCATTCACATACCAGCCCCCTCCCGCTTCCTTCAAACCCGGCTCGCGCCATCCCGGGGGTGGACACCCGTCCGAGCGCTGGAACCGCGCCGCCGCCCGCCCACCGGGGGAGCCCCCATGGGTCCGGGGCGCTCCGGGTCGCAATCCCCATCTTGGCCCTGAGGCCACCGGCACCAGGCACCATCTCACCCAGGGGGGAGGCCGCGGACATGAGTCGTGGATGGAAGAACCGCGTCGTCGTCATCACCGGAGCGTCCAATGACACCGGCCGCGCCACGGCCCGCGCCCTCGCGCGCAAGGGTGTCCAACTGGTGCTCGCCTCCCGCCGCGAGGCGCCGCTCGGGGACCTGGTCCGCGAATGCCAGTCCCTGGGCGTGCGCGCCATCCCCGTCCACCTGGACAGCGGCGACGCCGACTCCGTGCGAACGCTGGCGTGGGAGGCCTTGCGAGCCTTTGGCCGCTTCGATGCGTGGATCAACAACGCGGGCGACTTTCTCACCGGCAGCCTGGAGGAGACGCCGGACGACTCCTTCCGCCAGCTCCTGGAGACCCACTTCCTGGGCACCGTCCAATGCACCCGCGCCGCCGTGGCCTGGTTCCGGCGCCAGGGGTACGGCACCGTCGTCAACGTCGCGTCATCCTTCGGCGCGGCGGCGGCGCCCTATGTCAGCGCCTCCGTCGCGTCCCGGCAGGCCGTGCAAGGCTTCACCGCCTCCGTCCGCCAGGAGCTCCTGGGCACGGGCATCCACGTGTGCACCGTGATTCCCTCCGCCATCGACGCGGCGCTGTGGCACCACACCGCCAACTACACCGACTGGCGCACGCACCCGGAGGAGCCCGTCCACGCGCCCGAGCGGGTGGCGCGCGCCATCCTCCACGTCCTTCGCGAACCGCGGGCGGAGGTGAGGGTGGGACCCTCGCCCCGGACGCTCGGCGGCATGTCCGGTCTCTTGCCCCGCTTCCTGTCCGGCGCCGTCCAGGCGCGACACGCCAGAAGCGAACGCCAGGCTCCGACTTCCGGCGGGCGCTTCCTCCTACCGTTGGCCGGCGCCGCCGTGTGTGGGGGTGTGTCCTCCCGCCGGAAGAAGACCCTGCGCCGGCTGCTGCTGGCCGGAGGGGTGATGGCCACGGCCGCCTTCTTGAGGAGCGAGCGGGCTCGGCAACGGCTCTCCGAGCGGGTTGGTCTCGCACTCGGAGTGTGAAGTTCACATTGTCGTTCCGGCTCCTCCATCAAGGGCCGTGACCGGGCTATGACACGGCCCGAGGAAAGTCCGCGCGCCATGACCGACATCGCGGTTCTCGTCAATCTGCGTGCCCGCCGCGGCTCCGAGGGAGTCGGCGGACTGGTGCAACGCTTCCTTCCCCGAGCCCGCGTCGCGCTCACCCGCTCGCTGGATGAAGCCCGTCACTGGATTTCCGACCAGCTGAGGCCCAACCCCCCCTCGCTCCTGTTGGCGGGAGGAGGTGACGGCACGATTACGGGGCTGCTCAACGAGCTGCGCGCGGCGGGGGTCGCCCTGCCGGCCATCGGTGTGCTGCCCATGGGCACCGGCAACGCGTGGGCCCGCGTCACCGGAGCTCCCCGTCCCGCCGTGGCGCTCAAGCAGATCGCCGCGGTGGGTGAGCGCCTGCCTCCGCTGCGCCCGTTCTCCCTGGTTCGCGTGGACGGCAAGGTCGCGCCGTTCGCGGGCACGGGCTGGGACGCGGAGATGATTCAAGACTTCAAGGATCAGCTCGCGGCGTCGGGCCCGCTGCGCAGTCAGCAGGCGGGGCTTCGCGGCTACCTGTCCGCCATGTTCACCCGGACGGTGCCCCGGCACATGTTCGGCTCCGGCAACCCGCGCGTCTCCGTCTACAACATGGGGGATGACGCGCTCACGGTGGACGCGAAAGGCCACGTGATTCCCGTGCCCGGAGGGCACAAGGGCGCGCTCCTGTACGAGGGCCCCGCGGGAGTCGCGGGCGCGGCCACCACGCCCGAGTGGGGCTTTGGCTTCAAGGCCTTCCCCTTCGCGCAGGCGGTGCCCCACCGGCTGTCCGTGCGTGTCTATGGCGCAAGCGTGCTGGAGGCCACGCGCAACATGTTCCGCCTGTGGCGCGGCGCGCACCCCATGCCGCACATGCACGACTGGTTCGTCCAGCGGCTGCGCATGGACTTCGACCGCGAGGTGCCCTTCCAGATGGGCGGCGACGTGATTGGCCTGCGTCGCTCGGTGGAGTTCGACCTGGCCGAGGAGAGCGTCCAGCTGGTCGACTGGCACAAGCTGTCGCGCATGGTGGATGCGTAGCGTCCGCGTCCGCGCGCGTCGTTGACTCGGGTGTGCCGTGAACACTATGCCGGCACACCGTGAGCCACACCTACGAGTACCCGAGACCCGCGTTGACGGTGGACTGTGTCGTCTTCGGCCTGGACGAAGAGGACCTGAAGGTGTTGCTCATCCAGCGCGGCGTGGAGCCCTTCGCGGGACGCTGGGCGCTGCCCGGTGGCTTCGTGCGGATGGACGAGTCCCTGGACGAGGCCGCTCGGCGTGAGCTGGAAGAGGAGTCCGGCATCCGTCCCGGGCACCTGGAGCAGCTCTATACCTTCGGCACGCCGGAGAGAGACCCGCGAGGCCGCGTCGTCACGGTGGCGTACTTCGCCCTGGTGAAGCTGAGCGCGCACGTGCTGCGAGCGGCCACCGATGCACGCGAGGCGGCGTGGTTCTCCGTCTGGGACACGCCCAAGCTGGCGTTCGACCACGCGGACATCCTCAACACCGCGCTGCAACGCCTCAAGGGCAAGGTGCGCTACCAGCCCATCGGCTTCGAGCTGCTGCCGCCCAAGTTCACCCTCACCCAGCTCCAGCGCCTGTACGAAATCGTCCTGGAGCGCGAGCTCGACAAGCGCAACTTCCGCAAGAAGATCCTCGCCATGGACCTGCTGGAGGAACTGGACGAGGTGGAGCAGGACGTCGCCCACCGCGCCGCCCGCCTCTACCGGTTCGACCACAAGAAGTACCGGCAGCTCGAGAAGGCCGGCTTCAACTTCGAGCTCTGAGCGGCCCGCCGCTCTCCTGCTACCCCGCATGCGCCAGCCCCCACTCCACCGGAGGACGCGGGCGATTGCGTTGACATAGTGTCGTATCAACACTATGTTGGTGTCATGGGTACACGAACCTGAGGTTGAAGGGGTCGTGGGAGCCGGGTTCCAGGGGGAGCCATGTCCTTGCTGCCATTTGAGGTCGCCGCGGGTTCGGTGGTCGGGCGGGAGCACGCGCGTGCGGGGCGCAACAACCAGGATGCGTGGTGCGTGCGAGTCAGCGAGCACGGGGTGGTGCTGGTGGTGGCGGATGGCTGTGGGAGCCAGGCGTGCAGCGAGTTGGGGGCGCAGCTGGGGGTGCGCGGGTTGGCGCGGGCGGCGTTGGCGCGGTTGGCGGAAGACGGGCGTGTGGATGAAGCCGGGTTTCTTCCCGGGCTGCGAGAGGACGTGCTGTGTCTGCTGAGCGAGCTTCGGGGGGAGCTCGGCCGCGACACACTGGGGGACTTCCTCTTCACGGTGGTGGGCGCGGTGTTGACGCCCTCTCACACGCTCGTCTTCTCGGCGGGAGATGGCGTCTGGTCCCTCAACGGCCAGGTGCACACGCTGGGGCCGTTCCCCAACAACGCGCCCCCCTATCTCGCCTATGCGCTCTTGCGCGGTGACGACACGCCGTTCGTCACACATGCGCTGCTGCCTACTCAAGATGTGCACGCGCTGATGCTCGGGACGGATGGCGTCTCGGACCTGGCGAAGCTGTCGGCCGCTTCGCTTCCCTCGGGAGCGGAGACGGTGGGCCCGCTGTCGCGGTTCTGGACGGAGGACCGCTACTTCGAGAACCCGGACGCCTTGCGGCGCAGGCTCGCGATGCTCAACCGCGAGTCGGTGCGCGCGGACTTCGATGCGCGGCGGCTGGTGCGCACGCCGGGGCTGCTTCCGGACGACACGACGATGGTGGTGTTGCGCCGCCGGGCGGGGAGGGCATGAGGCCATGGACGTCTGGCTCGAGGGGAAGAAGGTCCGGCTGAATCCCGCGAAGGCGCTGGGCAAGGGCGGCGAAGCGGATGTGTTCGACCTGGGCGATGGCCGTGCGCTCAAGGTGTTCAAGCCGCCGGAGCACCCGGACTTCATGGGGCAGGACGCCGAGCAGGACGCGGCGCGGGCCCGGCTGGCGGAGCACCAGCACAAGCTGCGCGCCTTTCCCATCGGGTTGCCGGGGAGGGTGGTGACTCCGCAGACGCTCGCGACGGACAAGTCGGGGCGGACCGTGCTGGGCTACGCGATGCGCAAGCTGGAGAACGTGGAGCCACTGAGGCGCTTCACGGAGCCTTCCTTCCGGCGCACGGGGGCGACGTCCGCGCGGGT from Myxococcus stipitatus carries:
- a CDS encoding PEGA domain-containing protein; the encoded protein is MRAILFILSCILPLSVLAAPRRMVVASGDCKDAELGSQANAFLGALVSRPEHDVLSATEFSERLFPQPARSYEDLQRQLDTAQDHFYESRHGKAAQALDEVLQQIIRLPVGDARWKLFAGAQLLQGLNYRSMGRPKESDAAFRNVLRLEPTHKLDPDFFAPSVRQGFDKLRRELNTARKVTLSVRTIVPGAEVYLDGKKVGQTPLTLDVPAGTYDVTLVKDGAVSFPRQLQAHGAETPLLVDMAYEGSVTATPFPCLTAPDSSDERVLSYAVRLGVTVGVEEVIVVRLERSSSGPKWFAATVLNVKGGQKLREGGFKTQGLDAPAEALSALVDFVTTGRSPSKLVVMNADGRPPWEHPATPGDKAGGGSPAGTVDINAPDRLTEGVTGPASASTPGLRVASYVLLGAGVAALGGAGAVRLMAQKDVDDLEKRAQNGRILSTDQDSLRLRNSLIQKNNLLTGLLVGGGAAVVTGAVLFLVSPSQMAPPPVSVGVAADGEAVSASLSGAF
- a CDS encoding SDR family NAD(P)-dependent oxidoreductase, translating into MSRGWKNRVVVITGASNDTGRATARALARKGVQLVLASRREAPLGDLVRECQSLGVRAIPVHLDSGDADSVRTLAWEALRAFGRFDAWINNAGDFLTGSLEETPDDSFRQLLETHFLGTVQCTRAAVAWFRRQGYGTVVNVASSFGAAAAPYVSASVASRQAVQGFTASVRQELLGTGIHVCTVIPSAIDAALWHHTANYTDWRTHPEEPVHAPERVARAILHVLREPRAEVRVGPSPRTLGGMSGLLPRFLSGAVQARHARSERQAPTSGGRFLLPLAGAAVCGGVSSRRKKTLRRLLLAGGVMATAAFLRSERARQRLSERVGLALGV
- a CDS encoding diacylglycerol/lipid kinase family protein, whose amino-acid sequence is MTDIAVLVNLRARRGSEGVGGLVQRFLPRARVALTRSLDEARHWISDQLRPNPPSLLLAGGGDGTITGLLNELRAAGVALPAIGVLPMGTGNAWARVTGAPRPAVALKQIAAVGERLPPLRPFSLVRVDGKVAPFAGTGWDAEMIQDFKDQLAASGPLRSQQAGLRGYLSAMFTRTVPRHMFGSGNPRVSVYNMGDDALTVDAKGHVIPVPGGHKGALLYEGPAGVAGAATTPEWGFGFKAFPFAQAVPHRLSVRVYGASVLEATRNMFRLWRGAHPMPHMHDWFVQRLRMDFDREVPFQMGGDVIGLRRSVEFDLAEESVQLVDWHKLSRMVDA
- a CDS encoding NUDIX hydrolase; the protein is MSHTYEYPRPALTVDCVVFGLDEEDLKVLLIQRGVEPFAGRWALPGGFVRMDESLDEAARRELEEESGIRPGHLEQLYTFGTPERDPRGRVVTVAYFALVKLSAHVLRAATDAREAAWFSVWDTPKLAFDHADILNTALQRLKGKVRYQPIGFELLPPKFTLTQLQRLYEIVLERELDKRNFRKKILAMDLLEELDEVEQDVAHRAARLYRFDHKKYRQLEKAGFNFEL
- a CDS encoding protein phosphatase 2C domain-containing protein, with the protein product MSLLPFEVAAGSVVGREHARAGRNNQDAWCVRVSEHGVVLVVADGCGSQACSELGAQLGVRGLARAALARLAEDGRVDEAGFLPGLREDVLCLLSELRGELGRDTLGDFLFTVVGAVLTPSHTLVFSAGDGVWSLNGQVHTLGPFPNNAPPYLAYALLRGDDTPFVTHALLPTQDVHALMLGTDGVSDLAKLSAASLPSGAETVGPLSRFWTEDRYFENPDALRRRLAMLNRESVRADFDARRLVRTPGLLPDDTTMVVLRRRAGRA